The following coding sequences are from one Sesamum indicum cultivar Zhongzhi No. 13 linkage group LG11, S_indicum_v1.0, whole genome shotgun sequence window:
- the LOC105173850 gene encoding pentatricopeptide repeat-containing protein At3g42630 isoform X1, whose translation MEFVLLVSAPLTSRTVDRKRLRQVSSKNGNLKKFWMCLDQSLQGNREYYVNKRNGCNSGSQIYSSSGERLPLIPEKIVKSESLLPDNSTLSALLLYYARNGLLSKASEIWEQMLNSSFMPDAEVVSQLIFLYGGMGDFGMVAKILHQMQLKDSALLPGIYSLAISCFGKSGQLDYMEIMIKWMVSMGYSVDSTMGNAYLLYYSTFGSLADAESAYGRLKKSRILIEEEGIRALSFAYIKENKFYALGRFVHDVGLGRKNVGNLLWNLLLLSYAANFKMKSLQREFVRMVEAGFHPDLSTFNIRLLAFSRMSLLWDLHLSLEHMKHEAVVPDLVTYGCVVDAYMDRKLGKNLKFALRKLNWNDCVSVLTDPLVFEAMGKGDFHLNSEVVMEYVKKKDWTYKMIIAIYLKKKFRSNQIFWNY comes from the exons ATGGAATTTGTGCTGCTGGTGTCTGCTCCTCTTACGTCGCGTACAGTGGACAGGAAgcgtttgcgtcaagtttcctcgaagaaTGGGAATCTCAAG AAGTTTTGGATGTGCTTAGACCAGAGTTTGCAGGGGAATCGTGAGTATTATGTCAATAAGCGTAATGGTTGCAATTCTGGTTCACAAATATATAGCTCGAGTGGAGAAAGATTACCTCTGATCCCcgaaaaaattgttaaatcaGAAAGTCTCTTGCCTGATAATTCCACTTTATCAGCTTTGCTGCTATACTATGCCCGTAATGGTTTGTTATCTAAAGCCTCAGAAATTTGGGAGCAAATGTTGAACAGTTCATTTATGCCCGATGCTGAAGTAGTTTCTCAATTGATCTTTCTCTATGGTGGCATGGGAGATTTTGGTATGGTTGCAAAAATTCTGCACCAAATGCAACTGAAAGATTCTGCACTATTACCTGGTATTTACAGTCTGGCTATATCTTGTTTTGGCAAGAGTGGTCAGCTTGACTATATGGAAATTATGATTAAGTGGATGGTTTCAATGGGATATTCTGTGGATTCCACCATGGGAAATgcttatttattgtattacaGCACTTTTGGTTCCTTAGCTGACGCCGAATCTGCTTATGGTCGTCTCAAGAAGTCAAGGATTCTCATTGAAGAAGAAGGTATTAGGGCACTCtcatttgcttatattaaGGAAAACAAGTTTTATGCTTTAGGTCGTTTTGTGCATGATGTAGGTCTTGGTAGGAAAAACGTTGGCAATCTTCTTTGGAATCTTTTGCTACTATCTTATGCtgcaaatttcaaaatgaaaagcTTGCAGCGGGAATTTGTAAGAATGGTGGAAGCAGGATTCCATCCAGATCTTAGTACATTTAACATTAGGTTACTTGCATTCTCCAGAATGTCTTTGCTATGGGATCTGCACTTGAGCCTCGAACATATGAAACATGAAGCAGTGGTTCCTGATCTTGTGACTTATGGTTGTGTAGTTGATGCATACATGGATAGAAAACTgggaaaaaatttgaaatttgccTTGAGAAAACTCAACTGGAATGATTGTGTTTCTGTGTTGACAGATCCACTCGTCTTCGAAGCTATGGGAAAAGGGGACTTTCATTTGAACTCAGAAGTAGTTATGGAGTATGTAAAGAAGAAGGATTGGAcctataaaatgataattgcTATCTATCTTAAAAAGAAGTTTCGGAGTAATCAGATCTTTTGGAATTACTAA
- the LOC105173852 gene encoding U-box domain-containing protein 35 isoform X2 — translation MMMMNQKGNNLEKKVEMVAVAIDKDKGSQAALKWAVDHLLAKGKSVALLHVKQKTSAPLGNHADGGKVALDNQAKELFLPFRCFCTRKDIQVNEVLLEDTDIARSLCDYVKNNNIEHLVVGASVKSGFVRFKTADIPGNVSKLAPEFCTVYVISKGKAASIRAASGGPTKEGSRSLHNAPDPRYMQSNGTRGGPMSPFAGRTVPTEEVDSIKSPFTRGKANRSFGELSMTDSDISFVSSGRPSSDRMMSALEQDMMMAPRLSSSSDTENRLSFGSPFARSSDANSSFGVYSSSSNESGNFSWSGSQSLEDVEAEMRRLKQELKQTMDMYSSACKEALTAKQKAMELHRWKVEEQQRLEEARLAEEAALAIAEKEKEKCRAAIEKAEAAQRIAELEAQKRINAEMKALKEAEEKKKVMDKLAKNDVRYRKYTIEEIEAATEFFTKSRKIGEGGYGPVYKCYLDHTEVAVKVLRPDAAQGRSQFQQEVEVLSCIRHPNMVLLLGACPEYGCLVYEYMANGSLDDCLFRRGNTPVLPWQLRFRIAAEIGTGLLFLHQTKPEPLVHRDLKPGNILLDRNFVSKISDVGLARLVPPSVADTVTQYRMTATAGTFCYIDPEYQQTGMLGIKSDVYSLGVMLLQIITAKPPMGLTHHVDRAIEKGTFADMLDPEVLDWPIEEALIFAKLALKCTELRRKDRPDLGTVVLPELNRLRSLAEETMPSFSVNTSPRKVSAVRGSHSHVIESEKLYSGPDNIAKGRTLTAYNPARSMETYNS, via the exons atgatgatgatgaaccAGAAGGGAAATAATTTAGAGAAGAAGGTGGAGATGGTTGCAGTGGCCATAGACAAAGATAAAGGCAGCCAGGCTGCATTGAAATGGGCTGTTGATCATCTTCTGGCCAAGGGCAAAAGTGTCGCCCTCCTCCATGTTAAGCAGAAAACTTCTGCTCCAt TGGGAAATCATGCTGATGGCGGCAAGGTTGCACTTGATAACCAAGCCAAGGAGCTCTTCCTTCCCTTCCGTTGCTTCTGCACACGCAAGGAC ATACAAGTCAATGAAGTTCTACTGGAAGATACAGATATAGCAAGATCACTTTGTGACTATGTGAAGAACAACAACATTGAGCACTTGGTGGTTGGTGCCTCTGTCAAGAGTGGATTTGTCag ATTCAAGACTGCTGATATACCGGGCAACGTTTCCAAATTGGCACCAGAATTTTGTACTGTATACGTCATCTCTAAAGGGAAAGCAGCATCCATCAGAGCAGCATCGGGCGGACCTACAAAAGAAGGTTCTCGTTCACTGCATAATGCACCTGATCCACGTTACATGCAAAGCAATGGAACACGAG GCGGTCCCATGTCACCTTTTGCAGGTAGGACTGTCCCGACGGAGGAGGTGGATTCAATCAA GTCACCATTTACTAGAGGCAAGGCAAACCGATCATTTGGAGAACTTTCGATGACTGATTCCGACATATCATTTGTGAGCTCAGGCAGGCCAAGCAGTGATCGCATGATGTCAGCATTAGAACAAGATATGATGATGGCTCCTCGCCTGTCAAGCAGCTCAGACACAGAGAACCGATTAAGTTTTGGATCTCCATTCGCTAGGTCATCTGATGCAAATAGCAGTTTCGGAGTCTACTCATCCAGCTCGAATGAAAGTGGGAACTTCTCATGGTCAGGGTCCCAAAGCCTG GAAGATGTTGAAGCAGAGATGAGAAGGCTCAAGCAGGAGCTCAAACAGACGATGGACATGTACAGCTCAGCATGCAAGGAAGCACTCACAGCAAAACAGAAA GCGATGGAGCTACACCGCTGGAAAGTAGAAGAACAACAGAGACTTGAGGAGGCAAGACTGGCTGAGGAAGCAGCATTGGCAATTGcagagaaggaaaaagaaaaatgcaggGCTGCTATTGAGAAAGCTGAAGCAGCTCAGAGAATAGCTGAACTTGAAGCACAGAAAAGAATCAATGCTGAAATGAAGGCACTCAAAGAAGcagaggagaagaagaaggtgATGGACAAGTTGGCCAAGAATGATGTTAGATATCGAAAGTACACCATAGAGGAGATCGAAGCTGCTACAGAGTTCTTTACAAAATCTCGTAAAATTGGGGAAGGTGGATATGGCCCAGTTTACAAGTGCTACCTAGATCATACAGAAGTTGCTGTAAAGGTTCTTCGTCCAGATGCGGCCCAAGGAAGATCACAGTTTCAGCAAGAG GTTGAAGTTCTTAGTTGCATTCGGCATCCCAACATGGTTCTCCTCCTTGGAGCGTGCCCAGAGTATGGCTGCCTAGTCTATGAGTACATGGCTAACGGCAGCTTGGATGATTGTCTATTCAGGCGAGGAAACACTCCAGTGCTCCCTTGGCAACTCAGATTCCGAATAGCTGCAGAAATAGGCACTGGGCTTCTTTTCCTCCACCAAACCAAGCCAGAACCATTGGTACACAGAGATCTAAAACCGGGCAACATTTTGCTCGACCGCAACTTTGTAAGCAAGATCAGTGATGTTGGACTAGCTAGGCTCGTTCCTCCTTCAGTAGCTGATACTGTTACACAATACCGCATGACAGCAACAGCTGGAACTTTCTGCTACATTGATCCTGAATATCAGCAAACTGGCATGCTTGGCATAAAGTCCGATGTTTACTCACTTGGAGTGATGCTGCTTCAAATCATTACAGCCAAGCCCCCAATGGGTTTGACTCATCACGTTGATAGGGCTATTGAGAAGGGGACCTTTGCTGATATGCTTGACCCAGAAGTTCTTGATTGGCCCATAGAAGAGGCCTTGATCTTTGCCAAGCTAGCACTTAAGTGCACAGAATTGAGGCGGAAAGACAGACCTGATCTTGGGACAGTGGTGTTACCTGAGCTCAACAGATTACGATCACTCGCTGAAGAAACAATGCCCAGCTTTTCAGTAAATACTAGTCCAAGGAAGGTCTCAGCGGTTCGCGGTTCTCATTCTCAT GTTATTGAATCAGAGAAGCTATACTCAGGCCCTGACAACATCGCAAAGGGTCGTACATTGACTGCATACAACCCAGCAAGAAGTATGGAGACATATAATTCTTAA
- the LOC105173849 gene encoding pollen receptor-like kinase 1 has product MARKRILLSTRSTVIVLLVIIFLHLTSVSAESEADILIKFKESLKNSGALSNWNNQKPPCSGDHENWVGIFCEEGAVWGLQLQNMGLEGVIDLDSLTKLTHLRTMSFMYNNFHGPIPDLARLSGLKTVYLSHNKFSGEIQPETFIGMTGLKKLHLANNKFSGQIPISLLELPKLMELMLENNEFEGLIPQFPPDRLKRLNVSNNKLVGEIPHSLSNFTTSIFDGNTDLCGAPLKSCTTPNKLSVGTIIPVTILVAAALGALVVVVVILRRRKQAPLGPGEAAAVSASASATASAYGKAEQKAYVELDKMEQGRAAATSRAVTPGTVSPEKHSHAKKSEPNVKITFLKEERDKFDMSDLLRASAEVLGSGVFGSTYKAALGDGQMMVVKRFKHMNNVNKEEFHEHMRRLGRLSHPNLLPIVGFYYRKEEKLLVADYVENGSLAVQLHGNRSRGRPCPNWATRLKIIKGVAKGLLYLYNELPSLTAPNGHLKSSNVLLDRSFNPFLTDYGLVPVVNQEHAQEHMVCYKSTEYKQTGRITKKTDVWTLGILILEVLTGRFPSNFLQQGRSNDTDMATWVESVIRDEASNMEIFDANMERAKQCESEMMKLLKIGLDCCQADVDSRPDIKEAVEKIQEVKEEAT; this is encoded by the exons ATGGCCCGTAAACGCATCCTTCTCTCCACCCGCTCCACCGTCATCGTTCTGCTCGtcatcattttcttgcatCTCACGTCCGTCTCCGCCGAGTCGGAAGCCGATATCTTGATTAAATTTAAGGAGTCTCTCAAGAACAGCGGCGCCTTGTCCAACTGGAACAATCAGAAGCCGCCATGCAGCGGCGATCACGAGAATTGGGTTGGAATTTTCTGCGAGGAGGGGGCTGTCTGGGGGCTCCAGCTTCAAAACATGGGGTTGGAGGGCGTCATTGATTTGGATTCCCTAACAAAGTTGACCCACTTGAGAACTATGAGCTTTATGTACAACAATTTTCATGGGCCTATCCCGGATTTGGCCCGCCTTTCGGGGCTGAAAACGGTTTATCTTTCGCACAACAAGTTCTCTGGGGAAATCCAACCAGAAACTTTCATTGGGATGACGGGGTTGAAAAAACTTCATTTGGCTAACAACAAGTTCTCTGGGCAGATTCCTATCTCGTTGCTGGAACTGCCTAAGCTCATGGAGTTGATGCTGGAAAACAATGAGTTTGAAGGTTTGATACCACAGTTTCCACCAGACAGGCTTAAAAGGTTGAACGTATCCAACAACAAACTGGTCGGAGAGATTCCTCATAGCCTCAGTAATTTCACTACTTCCATTTTTGACG GCAACACTGATTTATGTGGGGCGCCATTGAAATCATGTACTACCCCAAACAAACTGTCCGTTGGAACAATAATCCCTGTCACAATACTGGTGGCAGCAGCATTGGGAGCATTGGTAGTAGTAGTAGTCATCCTCCGCAGACGTAAGCAAGCCCCCCTGGGACCTGGGGAAGCTGCAGCAGTCTCGGCCTCAGCCTCAGCCACCGCATCTGCATACGGAAAGGCCGAGCAGAAAGCTTATGTGGAGTTAGACAAAATGGAACAAGGCCGAGCTGCTGCTACAAGCCGAGCTGTCACTCCAGGGACGGTATCCCCTGAGAAACACAGCCATGCCAAGAAGTCCGAGCCGAATGTTAAGATAACCTTCCTGAAAGAAGAGAGGGATAAGTTTGACATGTCGGACTTGCTCAGGGCGTCAGCTGAGGTTCTAGGCAGTGGCGTCTTTGGCTCGACGTACAAAGCCGCTCTGGGTGACGGGCAGATGATGGTTGTGAAGAGATTCAAGCACATGAACAATGTGAATAAGGAAGAGTTTCATGAGCATATGAGAAGGCTGGGCAGGTTGAGCCACCCCAACTTGCTTCCTATTGTGGGCTTCTACTACAGGAAAGAGGAGAAGCTCTTGGTCGCTGACTATGTGGAGAACGGCAGCCTGGCTGTTCAACTTCATG GCAATAGATCTCGGGGTCGCCCATGCCCCAACTGGGCAACCCGTTTGAAGATAATCAAAGGAGTAGCCAAAGGCCTATTATACCTCTATAATGAGCTCCCAAGCCTAACCGCTCCCAACGGCCATCTGAAATCCTCGAACGTTCTCCTCGACAGGTCCTTTAATCCCTTCCTCACGGACTACGGACTAGTGCCGGTAGTCAATCAAGAACACGCACAGGAACACATGGTCTGCTACAAGTCAACCGAGTACAAACAAACCGGGCGGATCACCAAGAAAACCGACGTATGGACCCTAGGAATCCTGATCCTGGAAGTCCTGACAGGGCGGTTCCCATCAAATTTCCTGCAGCAGGGCAGGAGTAATGACACGGATATGGCGACGTGGGTGGAGTCCGTGATAAGAGACGAAGCGAGCAACATGGAGATATTTGACGCCAACATGGAGAGGGCTAAACAGTGCGAGTCCGAGATGATGAAACTATTGAAGATTGGCTTGGATTGCTGCCAGGCTGATGTTGACAGCAGGCCTGACATCAAAGAAGCTGTCGAGAAGATTCAGGAGGTTAAGGAAGAAGCAacttga
- the LOC105173852 gene encoding U-box domain-containing protein 35 isoform X1, whose translation MMMMNQKGNNLEKKVEMVAVAIDKDKGSQAALKWAVDHLLAKGKSVALLHVKQKTSAPLGNHADGGKVALDNQAKELFLPFRCFCTRKDIQVNEVLLEDTDIARSLCDYVKNNNIEHLVVGASVKSGFVRRFKTADIPGNVSKLAPEFCTVYVISKGKAASIRAASGGPTKEGSRSLHNAPDPRYMQSNGTRGGPMSPFAGRTVPTEEVDSIKSPFTRGKANRSFGELSMTDSDISFVSSGRPSSDRMMSALEQDMMMAPRLSSSSDTENRLSFGSPFARSSDANSSFGVYSSSSNESGNFSWSGSQSLEDVEAEMRRLKQELKQTMDMYSSACKEALTAKQKAMELHRWKVEEQQRLEEARLAEEAALAIAEKEKEKCRAAIEKAEAAQRIAELEAQKRINAEMKALKEAEEKKKVMDKLAKNDVRYRKYTIEEIEAATEFFTKSRKIGEGGYGPVYKCYLDHTEVAVKVLRPDAAQGRSQFQQEVEVLSCIRHPNMVLLLGACPEYGCLVYEYMANGSLDDCLFRRGNTPVLPWQLRFRIAAEIGTGLLFLHQTKPEPLVHRDLKPGNILLDRNFVSKISDVGLARLVPPSVADTVTQYRMTATAGTFCYIDPEYQQTGMLGIKSDVYSLGVMLLQIITAKPPMGLTHHVDRAIEKGTFADMLDPEVLDWPIEEALIFAKLALKCTELRRKDRPDLGTVVLPELNRLRSLAEETMPSFSVNTSPRKVSAVRGSHSHVIESEKLYSGPDNIAKGRTLTAYNPARSMETYNS comes from the exons atgatgatgatgaaccAGAAGGGAAATAATTTAGAGAAGAAGGTGGAGATGGTTGCAGTGGCCATAGACAAAGATAAAGGCAGCCAGGCTGCATTGAAATGGGCTGTTGATCATCTTCTGGCCAAGGGCAAAAGTGTCGCCCTCCTCCATGTTAAGCAGAAAACTTCTGCTCCAt TGGGAAATCATGCTGATGGCGGCAAGGTTGCACTTGATAACCAAGCCAAGGAGCTCTTCCTTCCCTTCCGTTGCTTCTGCACACGCAAGGAC ATACAAGTCAATGAAGTTCTACTGGAAGATACAGATATAGCAAGATCACTTTGTGACTATGTGAAGAACAACAACATTGAGCACTTGGTGGTTGGTGCCTCTGTCAAGAGTGGATTTGTCag AAGATTCAAGACTGCTGATATACCGGGCAACGTTTCCAAATTGGCACCAGAATTTTGTACTGTATACGTCATCTCTAAAGGGAAAGCAGCATCCATCAGAGCAGCATCGGGCGGACCTACAAAAGAAGGTTCTCGTTCACTGCATAATGCACCTGATCCACGTTACATGCAAAGCAATGGAACACGAG GCGGTCCCATGTCACCTTTTGCAGGTAGGACTGTCCCGACGGAGGAGGTGGATTCAATCAA GTCACCATTTACTAGAGGCAAGGCAAACCGATCATTTGGAGAACTTTCGATGACTGATTCCGACATATCATTTGTGAGCTCAGGCAGGCCAAGCAGTGATCGCATGATGTCAGCATTAGAACAAGATATGATGATGGCTCCTCGCCTGTCAAGCAGCTCAGACACAGAGAACCGATTAAGTTTTGGATCTCCATTCGCTAGGTCATCTGATGCAAATAGCAGTTTCGGAGTCTACTCATCCAGCTCGAATGAAAGTGGGAACTTCTCATGGTCAGGGTCCCAAAGCCTG GAAGATGTTGAAGCAGAGATGAGAAGGCTCAAGCAGGAGCTCAAACAGACGATGGACATGTACAGCTCAGCATGCAAGGAAGCACTCACAGCAAAACAGAAA GCGATGGAGCTACACCGCTGGAAAGTAGAAGAACAACAGAGACTTGAGGAGGCAAGACTGGCTGAGGAAGCAGCATTGGCAATTGcagagaaggaaaaagaaaaatgcaggGCTGCTATTGAGAAAGCTGAAGCAGCTCAGAGAATAGCTGAACTTGAAGCACAGAAAAGAATCAATGCTGAAATGAAGGCACTCAAAGAAGcagaggagaagaagaaggtgATGGACAAGTTGGCCAAGAATGATGTTAGATATCGAAAGTACACCATAGAGGAGATCGAAGCTGCTACAGAGTTCTTTACAAAATCTCGTAAAATTGGGGAAGGTGGATATGGCCCAGTTTACAAGTGCTACCTAGATCATACAGAAGTTGCTGTAAAGGTTCTTCGTCCAGATGCGGCCCAAGGAAGATCACAGTTTCAGCAAGAG GTTGAAGTTCTTAGTTGCATTCGGCATCCCAACATGGTTCTCCTCCTTGGAGCGTGCCCAGAGTATGGCTGCCTAGTCTATGAGTACATGGCTAACGGCAGCTTGGATGATTGTCTATTCAGGCGAGGAAACACTCCAGTGCTCCCTTGGCAACTCAGATTCCGAATAGCTGCAGAAATAGGCACTGGGCTTCTTTTCCTCCACCAAACCAAGCCAGAACCATTGGTACACAGAGATCTAAAACCGGGCAACATTTTGCTCGACCGCAACTTTGTAAGCAAGATCAGTGATGTTGGACTAGCTAGGCTCGTTCCTCCTTCAGTAGCTGATACTGTTACACAATACCGCATGACAGCAACAGCTGGAACTTTCTGCTACATTGATCCTGAATATCAGCAAACTGGCATGCTTGGCATAAAGTCCGATGTTTACTCACTTGGAGTGATGCTGCTTCAAATCATTACAGCCAAGCCCCCAATGGGTTTGACTCATCACGTTGATAGGGCTATTGAGAAGGGGACCTTTGCTGATATGCTTGACCCAGAAGTTCTTGATTGGCCCATAGAAGAGGCCTTGATCTTTGCCAAGCTAGCACTTAAGTGCACAGAATTGAGGCGGAAAGACAGACCTGATCTTGGGACAGTGGTGTTACCTGAGCTCAACAGATTACGATCACTCGCTGAAGAAACAATGCCCAGCTTTTCAGTAAATACTAGTCCAAGGAAGGTCTCAGCGGTTCGCGGTTCTCATTCTCAT GTTATTGAATCAGAGAAGCTATACTCAGGCCCTGACAACATCGCAAAGGGTCGTACATTGACTGCATACAACCCAGCAAGAAGTATGGAGACATATAATTCTTAA
- the LOC105173850 gene encoding pentatricopeptide repeat-containing protein At3g42630 isoform X2 has product MEFVLLVSAPLTSRTVDRKRLRQVSSKNGNLKFWMCLDQSLQGNREYYVNKRNGCNSGSQIYSSSGERLPLIPEKIVKSESLLPDNSTLSALLLYYARNGLLSKASEIWEQMLNSSFMPDAEVVSQLIFLYGGMGDFGMVAKILHQMQLKDSALLPGIYSLAISCFGKSGQLDYMEIMIKWMVSMGYSVDSTMGNAYLLYYSTFGSLADAESAYGRLKKSRILIEEEGIRALSFAYIKENKFYALGRFVHDVGLGRKNVGNLLWNLLLLSYAANFKMKSLQREFVRMVEAGFHPDLSTFNIRLLAFSRMSLLWDLHLSLEHMKHEAVVPDLVTYGCVVDAYMDRKLGKNLKFALRKLNWNDCVSVLTDPLVFEAMGKGDFHLNSEVVMEYVKKKDWTYKMIIAIYLKKKFRSNQIFWNY; this is encoded by the exons ATGGAATTTGTGCTGCTGGTGTCTGCTCCTCTTACGTCGCGTACAGTGGACAGGAAgcgtttgcgtcaagtttcctcgaagaaTGGGAATCTCAAG TTTTGGATGTGCTTAGACCAGAGTTTGCAGGGGAATCGTGAGTATTATGTCAATAAGCGTAATGGTTGCAATTCTGGTTCACAAATATATAGCTCGAGTGGAGAAAGATTACCTCTGATCCCcgaaaaaattgttaaatcaGAAAGTCTCTTGCCTGATAATTCCACTTTATCAGCTTTGCTGCTATACTATGCCCGTAATGGTTTGTTATCTAAAGCCTCAGAAATTTGGGAGCAAATGTTGAACAGTTCATTTATGCCCGATGCTGAAGTAGTTTCTCAATTGATCTTTCTCTATGGTGGCATGGGAGATTTTGGTATGGTTGCAAAAATTCTGCACCAAATGCAACTGAAAGATTCTGCACTATTACCTGGTATTTACAGTCTGGCTATATCTTGTTTTGGCAAGAGTGGTCAGCTTGACTATATGGAAATTATGATTAAGTGGATGGTTTCAATGGGATATTCTGTGGATTCCACCATGGGAAATgcttatttattgtattacaGCACTTTTGGTTCCTTAGCTGACGCCGAATCTGCTTATGGTCGTCTCAAGAAGTCAAGGATTCTCATTGAAGAAGAAGGTATTAGGGCACTCtcatttgcttatattaaGGAAAACAAGTTTTATGCTTTAGGTCGTTTTGTGCATGATGTAGGTCTTGGTAGGAAAAACGTTGGCAATCTTCTTTGGAATCTTTTGCTACTATCTTATGCtgcaaatttcaaaatgaaaagcTTGCAGCGGGAATTTGTAAGAATGGTGGAAGCAGGATTCCATCCAGATCTTAGTACATTTAACATTAGGTTACTTGCATTCTCCAGAATGTCTTTGCTATGGGATCTGCACTTGAGCCTCGAACATATGAAACATGAAGCAGTGGTTCCTGATCTTGTGACTTATGGTTGTGTAGTTGATGCATACATGGATAGAAAACTgggaaaaaatttgaaatttgccTTGAGAAAACTCAACTGGAATGATTGTGTTTCTGTGTTGACAGATCCACTCGTCTTCGAAGCTATGGGAAAAGGGGACTTTCATTTGAACTCAGAAGTAGTTATGGAGTATGTAAAGAAGAAGGATTGGAcctataaaatgataattgcTATCTATCTTAAAAAGAAGTTTCGGAGTAATCAGATCTTTTGGAATTACTAA